A region from the Beduinella massiliensis genome encodes:
- the moaC gene encoding cyclic pyranopterin monophosphate synthase MoaC: protein MIEKLTHFDAKGQAVMVDVTEKKETARTAVAKGRIRMSRATLTAILEGTASKGDVLGVARVAGIMGTKRASELIPMCHPLMLGKCAVDFRVLEDECAVEAVCTASLVGKTGVEMEALTGVSVALLTIYDMCKAIDKRMEITGIHLAKKTGGKSGTFVNDPEFAGEGDD from the coding sequence ATGATCGAAAAGTTAACGCATTTTGACGCCAAGGGGCAGGCGGTCATGGTCGACGTGACGGAAAAGAAGGAGACCGCCCGCACTGCCGTGGCGAAAGGGCGCATCCGCATGAGCCGGGCGACGCTTACGGCGATTTTGGAAGGGACGGCCTCCAAGGGCGACGTGCTGGGCGTAGCGCGGGTTGCCGGCATTATGGGCACGAAGCGTGCGAGCGAGCTGATTCCCATGTGCCATCCGCTGATGCTGGGCAAGTGCGCGGTGGACTTCCGCGTGCTCGAAGACGAGTGCGCCGTAGAGGCGGTTTGCACGGCCTCGCTGGTGGGGAAGACGGGCGTAGAGATGGAGGCGCTGACCGGCGTTTCGGTAGCGCTGCTCACCATTTACGACATGTGCAAGGCGATCGACAAGCGCATGGAGATTACCGGCATTCACCTGGCGAAGAAGACGGGCGGAAAGAGCGGGACGTTCGTAAACGACCCGGAATTTGCAGGTGAAGGCGATGATTGA
- the moaA gene encoding GTP 3',8-cyclase MoaA, producing MIDACGRTIDYVRISITDRCNLRCVYCMPAGGIEPFPHADVLTFEEIVRVTRALARLGVRYVRLTGGEPMARKGCLELMRLIRDIEGIEEISMTTNGLLLDGRVEEARKAGLTALNISLDTLDPEAYRRITRRGELSPVLRVIDEALASGIRVKVNAVPVRGLNDAGLVDLARLAKDRPIDVRFIELMPVGCGADLVPIPPDEVYALLNCELGALRDDPERHGFGPARYAKPAGFRGSIGFISAMSHEFCESCNRVRLTADGYLKLCLNHKAGMDVRALLRNGVEDEALRSALQEAIEKKPRRHGFLEDISDREVRRMNEIGG from the coding sequence ATGATTGACGCATGCGGGCGCACGATCGACTACGTGCGCATATCCATTACCGATCGATGCAACCTGCGCTGTGTATACTGCATGCCGGCGGGCGGCATCGAACCCTTCCCGCATGCGGACGTGCTCACGTTTGAAGAGATCGTCCGCGTGACGCGCGCGCTCGCCCGGCTGGGCGTGCGCTACGTGCGGCTGACGGGCGGGGAGCCCATGGCGAGAAAGGGCTGTCTGGAGCTGATGCGTCTCATCCGCGACATCGAGGGCATCGAAGAAATTTCGATGACGACCAACGGCCTGCTGCTCGATGGCAGGGTGGAGGAAGCGCGAAAGGCGGGCCTTACGGCGCTCAACATCAGCCTGGACACGCTGGACCCGGAGGCGTACCGGCGCATCACGCGCAGGGGCGAGCTTTCGCCCGTGCTGCGGGTAATCGACGAGGCGCTCGCCAGCGGGATTCGGGTCAAGGTCAACGCCGTACCCGTTCGCGGCCTGAACGATGCGGGCCTGGTCGACCTGGCGCGCCTTGCGAAGGACCGGCCGATCGACGTGCGCTTTATCGAGCTCATGCCCGTCGGGTGCGGGGCGGACCTCGTACCCATTCCGCCGGACGAGGTGTACGCGCTGCTGAACTGCGAGCTGGGGGCGCTTCGGGACGACCCCGAGCGCCATGGGTTCGGTCCGGCGCGCTATGCGAAGCCTGCGGGCTTTCGGGGCAGCATCGGGTTCATCAGCGCGATGAGTCACGAGTTTTGCGAGTCCTGCAACCGCGTGCGGCTGACGGCGGACGGTTACCTTAAGCTTTGCCTCAACCATAAGGCCGGCATGGACGTGCGCGCATTGCTGCGGAACGGCGTGGAGGATGAGGCGCTCCGATCCGCGCTGCAGGAAGCCATAGAAAAGAAACCGCGCCGCCATGGCTTTTTAGAGGATATCTCAGACCGCGAGGTGCGCCGGATGAACGAAATCGGCGGCTGA
- a CDS encoding molybdenum cofactor synthesis domain-containing protein, which translates to MYKAAIITLSDKGARGEREDVSGQVIRELLTEGGYEIAEQLLLSDDREGLTRELVRIADTGAADLVVTTGGTGFSVRDNAPEATMDAIERNAPGIAEAMRMQSLSITPRGMLSRGVSGIRKRTLIVNLPGSPKAVRENLSFILSSLDHGIAILKGDAGECAQVPNA; encoded by the coding sequence ATGTATAAAGCTGCGATTATCACCCTGTCCGACAAGGGCGCGCGCGGCGAGCGCGAGGACGTGAGCGGGCAGGTTATCCGCGAGCTATTGACCGAGGGCGGCTATGAAATCGCCGAGCAGCTGTTGCTCAGCGACGACCGGGAGGGGCTGACGCGTGAGCTCGTTCGCATCGCCGATACCGGTGCGGCGGACCTCGTCGTGACGACGGGCGGCACGGGCTTTTCCGTGCGCGACAACGCGCCGGAGGCGACGATGGACGCCATCGAGCGCAACGCGCCCGGCATCGCCGAGGCCATGCGCATGCAGAGCCTTTCGATTACGCCGCGCGGGATGCTCTCGCGCGGGGTCAGCGGCATTCGCAAGCGCACGCTGATCGTGAACCTGCCGGGAAGCCCTAAGGCGGTTCGGGAAAACCTTTCGTTTATCCTGAGCTCGCTGGATCACGGTATCGCTATCCTGAAGGGCGACGCGGGCGAATGCGCACAGGTGCCGAACGCGTAA
- the modA gene encoding molybdate ABC transporter substrate-binding protein — MKKILTLCLALCLFALPFTSLAETEIVVLAAASLTDAMDEIIENYKAVAPGVKVTASYDSSGKLLTQIEQGAPADVFISAAQKQMNTLEEEGMVLEGTRIDLLENKVVLVVPADKTEPDSFENIAKAPVIAVGDPEVVPAGSYAKAILESLGLWESLSAETGKLVLAGNVREVLTYVATGNADAGVVYATDAMIEPGVTVVAEAPEGSCEKIVYPACLVKDTKAPEAAQAFLDYVSGEDGLKVLERYGFSRAAEKAE, encoded by the coding sequence ATGAAGAAGATTCTGACTCTCTGCCTGGCGCTCTGTCTGTTTGCGCTTCCGTTTACCTCCCTCGCGGAGACGGAAATCGTGGTGCTCGCTGCGGCGAGCCTCACCGACGCGATGGACGAAATCATCGAAAACTACAAGGCCGTCGCGCCCGGCGTGAAGGTGACCGCCAGCTACGATTCCTCAGGAAAGCTGCTGACTCAGATCGAGCAGGGCGCGCCCGCAGACGTATTTATCTCCGCCGCGCAAAAGCAGATGAATACCCTGGAAGAAGAGGGCATGGTGCTGGAGGGAACGCGCATCGACCTGCTGGAAAACAAGGTCGTGCTCGTCGTGCCTGCGGACAAGACAGAGCCCGATTCGTTTGAGAATATCGCTAAGGCGCCTGTCATCGCGGTGGGCGATCCCGAGGTCGTGCCGGCTGGCAGCTATGCCAAGGCGATCCTGGAGAGCCTCGGCCTGTGGGAGAGCCTGAGCGCCGAGACGGGCAAGCTGGTGCTTGCGGGCAACGTGCGCGAAGTGCTGACCTATGTGGCCACGGGCAATGCGGATGCGGGCGTGGTTTACGCGACCGACGCGATGATCGAGCCGGGCGTCACCGTCGTGGCTGAAGCGCCGGAGGGAAGCTGCGAGAAGATCGTCTATCCGGCCTGCCTGGTGAAGGATACGAAGGCGCCGGAGGCGGCGCAGGCGTTCCTCGACTACGTTTCCGGCGAGGACGGGCTCAAGGTGCTTGAAAGGTACGGCTTTTCCCGCGCAGCGGAGAAGGCCGAATAA
- the modB gene encoding molybdate ABC transporter permease subunit encodes MKFDFSTFDFGSVDWSPLLISCKTAVLSTLITFLLGVWAAWWLCGASRRVNGIMDSVFTLPMVLPPTVVGLVLLLIFGKNSAFGRFLAAIGTQVVFSWSATVIAAVVVTFPLMYRTARGAFEQVDPDVVNAARTLGMPEAKVFWRVAMPQAWPGVAAGAVLSFARALGEFGATLMLAGNIAGRTQTIPIAIYFAVQGGKNELALLWMGVIMALSFAVIMVMNALTGGKGGGRA; translated from the coding sequence ATGAAGTTCGACTTTTCGACGTTTGATTTTGGCAGTGTGGATTGGAGCCCGCTGCTCATCTCCTGCAAGACGGCGGTGCTCTCGACGCTCATTACCTTTTTGTTGGGGGTATGGGCGGCGTGGTGGCTGTGCGGGGCGTCCAGACGGGTGAACGGCATCATGGACAGCGTATTTACGCTGCCCATGGTGCTGCCCCCGACGGTCGTAGGCCTGGTGCTGCTGCTCATCTTTGGAAAGAACAGCGCCTTTGGGCGCTTTCTTGCGGCCATCGGCACCCAGGTGGTCTTTTCCTGGTCGGCGACGGTCATCGCGGCGGTGGTGGTGACGTTCCCGCTGATGTACCGCACCGCGCGCGGCGCGTTTGAACAGGTGGATCCAGACGTCGTGAATGCCGCGCGCACCCTCGGCATGCCGGAGGCGAAGGTCTTCTGGCGCGTGGCCATGCCGCAGGCCTGGCCGGGCGTGGCGGCGGGCGCGGTGCTCTCCTTTGCGCGCGCGCTGGGCGAGTTTGGGGCGACGCTGATGCTGGCAGGCAATATCGCCGGACGGACGCAGACGATTCCCATCGCCATCTACTTTGCGGTGCAGGGCGGCAAAAATGAGCTTGCGCTGCTGTGGATGGGGGTAATCATGGCGCTCTCCTTTGCGGTCATCATGGTGATGAACGCGCTGACGGGCGGCAAGGGGGGCGGCAGGGCATGA
- a CDS encoding ATP-binding cassette domain-containing protein, which translates to MSKLHVDITRRLPGFELGVCFDADENCLALLGASGSGKSMTLRCIAGIERPDEGVITLNGKTLFDSSRRISLPPQKRNVGYLFQHYALFSHMTVEENVAAGLGHMEKARKGRIVEEQLHVFQLEELRGRYPRELSGGQQQRVALARVLAYMPDVLMLDEPFSALDSYLRWQLEPQMLDILSRYHGVPLYVSHNRDEAYRLCQRIAVVDRGHIVALAGKKELFENPGTQAAAVLTGCKNVSPAKKTGEHTLYAAQWGMTLTCAQRVPEGTCAVGVRAHDLYPAEADGVNVLATADARISEAPFSVAVMLRTQGKPFRWEIDRSVWAGFSRAGLPEHVSIDPEKILCLKA; encoded by the coding sequence ATGAGCAAACTGCATGTGGACATCACACGCCGCCTGCCTGGCTTTGAACTGGGCGTTTGCTTCGATGCGGACGAAAACTGCCTGGCGCTGCTGGGGGCTTCCGGCAGCGGCAAGAGCATGACTTTGCGCTGCATCGCAGGTATCGAGCGGCCGGACGAGGGCGTCATCACGCTGAACGGAAAGACGCTTTTTGACTCAAGCCGCCGCATAAGCCTGCCGCCGCAAAAGCGCAACGTCGGATACCTGTTTCAGCATTATGCGCTCTTTTCGCACATGACGGTGGAGGAAAACGTCGCCGCGGGCCTGGGGCATATGGAGAAGGCGAGAAAGGGACGCATCGTAGAGGAACAGCTGCACGTCTTTCAGCTCGAGGAGCTTCGCGGGCGCTATCCGCGCGAGCTTTCCGGCGGACAGCAGCAGCGTGTCGCGCTTGCGCGCGTGCTGGCGTACATGCCGGACGTGCTGATGCTGGACGAGCCGTTTTCGGCGCTCGACAGCTACCTGCGCTGGCAGCTCGAACCGCAGATGCTCGACATCCTGTCGCGCTATCACGGCGTGCCGCTTTACGTCTCGCACAATCGGGATGAGGCCTACCGCCTGTGCCAGCGCATTGCGGTGGTGGACAGGGGCCATATCGTGGCCCTCGCGGGCAAGAAGGAACTCTTTGAAAACCCGGGGACGCAGGCGGCTGCCGTGCTGACGGGCTGCAAGAACGTTTCGCCCGCGAAGAAGACGGGCGAACATACGCTGTACGCCGCGCAGTGGGGGATGACCCTGACCTGCGCGCAGCGCGTGCCGGAGGGAACCTGCGCCGTGGGCGTGCGCGCGCACGACCTGTACCCGGCGGAGGCTGACGGCGTGAACGTGCTTGCCACAGCGGATGCGAGGATCAGCGAAGCGCCGTTTTCCGTAGCGGTGATGCTGAGGACGCAGGGTAAACCCTTCCGCTGGGAAATCGACCGTTCTGTCTGGGCGGGATTTTCAAGGGCGGGACTGCCTGAGCATGTCTCCATCGATCCGGAAAAGATCCTCTGTCTCAAAGCGTGA
- the rd gene encoding rubredoxin: MAKYVCAVCGYEYDEEAGDPDNGIAPGTKWEDVPEDFTCPLCGVGKDQFEEA, encoded by the coding sequence ATGGCGAAATACGTCTGCGCGGTCTGCGGTTACGAGTACGACGAGGAAGCGGGAGATCCGGACAACGGCATCGCCCCCGGCACGAAGTGGGAGGACGTTCCCGAGGACTTCACCTGCCCTCTCTGCGGCGTAGGCAAGGATCAGTTCGAGGAAGCCTGA
- a CDS encoding YbaB/EbfC family nucleoid-associated protein encodes MAKGGFPGIPGGNMQQLMRQAQKMQQQMMQLQEELDAREYEASAGGGMVQVKINGKRELLELTIKPEAVDPDDVEMLQDMVMAAVNEALRAGEDTREKEMAKVGGASGLGGMF; translated from the coding sequence ATGGCGAAGGGCGGATTTCCCGGAATTCCCGGTGGCAATATGCAGCAGCTCATGCGGCAGGCGCAGAAAATGCAGCAGCAGATGATGCAGCTGCAGGAGGAACTGGACGCGCGCGAGTACGAGGCGAGCGCGGGCGGCGGCATGGTTCAGGTAAAGATAAACGGCAAGCGCGAGCTGCTGGAACTGACGATCAAGCCGGAGGCCGTGGACCCGGACGACGTGGAGATGCTGCAGGACATGGTCATGGCGGCGGTCAACGAAGCGCTGCGCGCGGGCGAAGACACCCGCGAAAAGGAAATGGCCAAGGTGGGCGGAGCGTCCGGACTGGGCGGCATGTTCTGA
- the recR gene encoding recombination mediator RecR, producing the protein MAGQIEPIARMVSQLSRLPGIGQKSAQRLAYYIVGLPEDQVHELAAAIWQGRKAVKYCSICGNYTASDPCDICADEARHNGILCVVRDPRDVAAMERMRDYRGGYHVLHGTISPMEGIGPEDIRIRELLERVGREDVQEVILATNPDIEGEATAAYIARLLKPMGIRVTRIAHGLPVGGDLEYTDEVTLSKAIEGRREM; encoded by the coding sequence ATGGCGGGGCAGATTGAACCGATCGCCCGCATGGTGAGCCAGCTGTCGCGCCTTCCCGGCATCGGCCAGAAGAGCGCCCAGCGCCTGGCTTATTACATCGTAGGCTTGCCGGAGGATCAGGTGCACGAGCTCGCCGCCGCCATCTGGCAGGGGCGCAAGGCCGTCAAATACTGCTCCATCTGCGGCAACTATACGGCGTCGGATCCCTGCGACATCTGCGCAGACGAGGCGCGGCATAACGGCATCCTTTGCGTCGTGCGCGACCCGCGCGACGTGGCGGCGATGGAACGCATGCGGGATTATCGCGGCGGCTACCACGTGCTGCACGGCACGATTTCCCCGATGGAGGGCATCGGGCCGGAGGACATTCGCATCCGCGAGCTGCTGGAGCGCGTGGGGCGCGAGGACGTTCAGGAGGTCATCCTGGCGACCAATCCGGATATCGAGGGAGAGGCGACCGCCGCGTACATCGCGCGGCTGCTCAAACCTATGGGGATTCGCGTGACGCGCATCGCCCATGGGTTGCCTGTCGGCGGCGATCTGGAGTACACAGACGAGGTGACGCTCTCCAAGGCCATCGAGGGGCGCCGGGAAATGTAA
- a CDS encoding stalk domain-containing protein, with product MKGKKNACVLAACAALALWLGGCAAGEPETTAPPTEQPAAAASTQATQQAVVLPTGEKTPAPTQEPRANLSVTVDGTALKGKAMIESDETFLPLVQTAEALGYKASVSELEEDAQRRRVHTFSVGEDKSQEVGVSYLLKDNTVSDISFARDKMIVPVDRVLQFEGDVVYAPADFFEEAMEAEIETDAEQKKVTVRSAKAKHATPAPEETAAAAP from the coding sequence ATGAAAGGAAAAAAGAACGCATGCGTTTTGGCAGCCTGCGCGGCGCTGGCCCTCTGGCTCGGAGGATGCGCGGCGGGCGAGCCGGAGACGACCGCGCCGCCCACGGAGCAGCCGGCTGCCGCCGCGAGCACCCAGGCGACGCAGCAGGCCGTGGTGCTGCCGACTGGGGAAAAGACGCCCGCGCCTACGCAGGAGCCGCGTGCGAATCTCAGCGTTACGGTGGACGGCACGGCGCTCAAGGGCAAGGCCATGATCGAATCGGACGAGACGTTCCTGCCGCTCGTGCAGACGGCGGAAGCTTTAGGCTACAAGGCGTCCGTCTCGGAGCTGGAGGAGGACGCCCAGCGCCGGCGCGTGCACACGTTTTCCGTGGGGGAGGACAAGTCGCAGGAGGTCGGCGTGTCCTATCTGCTCAAGGACAATACCGTATCGGACATCAGCTTTGCGCGGGACAAGATGATCGTGCCCGTGGACCGCGTGCTGCAGTTCGAGGGCGACGTCGTCTACGCTCCGGCCGATTTCTTTGAAGAGGCGATGGAGGCGGAAATCGAGACGGACGCGGAACAGAAAAAGGTGACCGTCCGCTCGGCCAAAGCGAAGCATGCTACGCCCGCGCCCGAGGAGACGGCCGCCGCCGCGCCGTGA
- a CDS encoding EamA family transporter codes for MWVLYALLSAFFAAATSILAKLGIEGINSNLATAIRTVVVLVMAWGIVFVTGVQHGIADISARSWVFLILSGLATGLSWLFYYKALQLGEASKVVPIDKFSVVISMVLAFLILKEAVTVKTVIGGLLITAGTFVLIL; via the coding sequence ATCTGGGTTCTTTACGCGCTGCTCTCCGCGTTTTTCGCGGCGGCCACGTCCATCCTCGCCAAGCTCGGCATCGAGGGGATCAATTCCAACCTCGCGACGGCCATCCGCACGGTGGTCGTGCTCGTCATGGCCTGGGGCATCGTCTTCGTGACGGGCGTTCAGCACGGCATCGCCGACATCAGCGCCCGTTCCTGGGTCTTCCTGATCCTCTCCGGCCTCGCGACCGGCCTGTCCTGGCTGTTTTATTACAAGGCGCTGCAGCTCGGGGAGGCTTCCAAGGTCGTCCCCATCGATAAATTCAGCGTCGTCATCTCCATGGTGCTCGCCTTCCTCATTCTAAAGGAAGCTGTCACCGTCAAAACCGTGATCGGCGGTCTGCTGATTACGGCGGGCACGTTTGTGCTCATCCTGTAA
- a CDS encoding YfhO family protein, producing the protein MKDTRANGAFCAFALSALCAFLSLLPAILPYGGRFVTRGDYLEQQIPFILETRRVLLSGTPYWSWNTFLGANFIGSYSFYTLGSPFVWPLILLPEAAVPYGISVMAVLKHAVCGLTSYLYLKKMVKEERAALIGSLLYTFSSFTVINTQFYHFTEVIAFFPLILLGLENAYSKERRHGALALACGLNALCNYYFMAGTAIFTGLYFACRFFSADWRVKRRFRKSLSVLFECALGCLMASVLLIPSAWALLSFTRANGVQMKIFSMYGLSDLLERLRVFLMPIESNTLNAFYGDAANWSSVAAYLPMAGCVLVLLYFLRRGWSWLKTLIVLCLIVSFVPALNGLFTLGSNVEYTRWWYALELMLALASAYVLARPDARDRYLRPAAAASLALAALLTLPCLIPHWLLADWYDSDNGVLVQVAIFLYRQQYHAAYAPCIFRVMALALTALNYGALWVFGGRLREGRAFMLALCAILVVNYAAFIAVNDRYVLSGGDTANDGTVSMERIAKAELLDDHPRREGTAYSYRIDHSGLARNYSMIVNEPSLTSFHSLRSGYLRDFVYQAGFGFDESTTVRPQDGSGALRSFLSVQYYYNFDEENEPGAPEGFTFLRREGDVNVYENQNYVPMGFVYDTFTDVFDQALTPETTAEVMLKAVVLRGSQVGGVSGMTPKRLLEQPERTWQEAAAELRENACDSFEGTPAGFTAHIDAKRDGILCFTVPFDKGWSATVDGKPVDVLSVNLAFMGVTLRAGEHVIEFTYRVRGLALGALMSACAALVWAVYAGVYAGRRRRRAKRGRI; encoded by the coding sequence ATGAAGGATACGAGAGCGAACGGTGCGTTCTGCGCGTTTGCGCTGTCGGCGCTCTGCGCTTTTTTATCGCTCCTGCCCGCGATCTTGCCCTACGGCGGCAGGTTCGTGACCCGCGGCGATTACCTGGAGCAGCAGATCCCGTTCATCCTGGAAACGAGGCGCGTGCTGCTCTCCGGCACGCCCTATTGGAGCTGGAACACGTTCCTCGGCGCGAACTTCATCGGTTCCTACTCCTTTTATACGCTGGGCAGTCCGTTCGTCTGGCCGCTCATTCTCTTGCCGGAGGCGGCGGTGCCCTACGGCATCAGCGTGATGGCGGTGCTCAAGCACGCGGTATGCGGACTGACGAGTTACCTGTACCTGAAAAAGATGGTGAAGGAGGAGCGCGCCGCCCTTATCGGTTCCCTGCTCTATACTTTTTCTTCTTTTACGGTCATCAATACGCAATTTTATCATTTTACGGAGGTCATCGCCTTTTTCCCGCTGATCCTGTTGGGGCTGGAAAACGCCTACTCAAAGGAACGGCGCCACGGTGCGCTGGCGCTCGCCTGCGGGCTCAATGCGCTGTGCAACTACTACTTCATGGCGGGCACGGCGATCTTCACAGGGTTATACTTTGCGTGCCGCTTCTTTTCTGCGGACTGGCGCGTAAAAAGGCGGTTCAGAAAGAGCCTGAGCGTCCTGTTTGAGTGTGCGCTGGGCTGCCTGATGGCTTCCGTGCTGCTGATTCCGTCAGCATGGGCGCTGCTCAGCTTCACGCGCGCAAACGGCGTGCAGATGAAAATTTTCAGCATGTACGGCCTTTCCGACCTGCTGGAAAGGCTGCGCGTATTTCTCATGCCCATCGAGAGCAACACGCTCAACGCCTTTTACGGAGACGCGGCGAACTGGTCGAGCGTAGCGGCTTACCTGCCCATGGCGGGCTGCGTGCTGGTCCTGCTTTACTTCCTGCGCCGGGGATGGAGCTGGCTCAAGACGCTGATCGTCCTTTGCCTGATCGTCTCGTTTGTGCCGGCGCTCAACGGGTTGTTTACCCTCGGATCAAACGTGGAATACACGCGCTGGTGGTATGCGCTGGAACTGATGCTGGCGCTCGCCTCCGCTTACGTGCTGGCGCGTCCCGACGCGCGGGATCGTTATCTTCGCCCGGCCGCCGCCGCGTCGCTCGCGCTGGCGGCGCTGCTGACGCTGCCGTGCCTGATTCCGCACTGGCTGCTGGCCGACTGGTACGACAGCGACAACGGCGTGCTCGTACAGGTCGCAATTTTTCTGTATCGCCAGCAGTACCACGCGGCGTATGCTCCCTGCATCTTCCGCGTGATGGCGCTTGCGCTGACAGCGCTGAACTATGGAGCGCTGTGGGTGTTCGGCGGGAGGCTGCGGGAAGGCCGGGCGTTTATGCTGGCGCTGTGCGCGATCCTCGTGGTCAACTACGCGGCGTTCATCGCGGTCAACGACCGCTACGTGCTTTCCGGCGGAGATACCGCGAACGACGGAACGGTCAGCATGGAGCGGATCGCCAAGGCGGAGCTGCTGGATGACCATCCCCGCCGGGAGGGAACGGCCTATTCCTACCGCATCGATCACAGCGGTCTTGCACGCAATTACAGCATGATCGTGAATGAGCCGTCGCTCACTTCCTTTCACAGCCTGCGGAGCGGCTATCTGCGTGATTTCGTCTATCAGGCGGGCTTCGGGTTCGACGAATCGACGACCGTACGCCCGCAGGACGGGAGCGGTGCGCTGCGCAGCTTCCTTTCGGTCCAATACTATTATAACTTCGACGAGGAAAACGAACCGGGCGCGCCCGAGGGCTTCACGTTTCTGCGCAGGGAAGGGGACGTGAACGTCTACGAAAACCAGAACTACGTGCCCATGGGCTTCGTGTACGATACGTTTACCGACGTATTCGACCAGGCACTCACGCCGGAAACGACCGCGGAGGTGATGCTGAAGGCCGTTGTGCTGCGCGGATCTCAGGTCGGAGGCGTTTCAGGCATGACTCCGAAACGCCTCCTTGAGCAGCCGGAACGTACCTGGCAGGAAGCTGCGGCGGAGCTGCGGGAGAACGCCTGCGACAGCTTTGAGGGGACGCCCGCAGGCTTTACGGCGCACATCGACGCGAAGCGCGACGGCATCCTTTGCTTCACGGTGCCGTTTGACAAGGGGTGGAGTGCGACGGTCGACGGAAAACCTGTGGACGTGCTCAGCGTGAACCTCGCCTTCATGGGCGTCACCCTTCGCGCGGGAGAGCACGTGATCGAATTTACCTACCGGGTACGCGGGCTGGCGCTGGGCGCGCTCATGAGTGCCTGCGCGGCGCTGGTCTGGGCCGTTTACGCCGGGGTATACGCCGGGCGGCGCAGAAGACGTGCGAAGCGGGGAAGAATATAA
- a CDS encoding MBL fold metallo-hydrolase → MKLTFLGTGAGEGYPGLWCECPHCDYARKHGGKNVRTNSCAVLDESLLIDIGPGCFDNAARFGVNLCHVTSLLITHPHEDHLYPQHLTWRRTDEGNLGLPYAEQMRRGGPRFTPIPELTVYGGAFTEKLLSSQREQLEGARMRFERIEEGVTFQAGAYRVTPVRGNHVERGFSHSYIIEKDGRTMLYALDTGSYDPDMEALLKKYVFNLIVMEGTTGLTEQYGGHMCLVNNVRMLHFFQDNGCYAADGRFVLTHMSPHWCPPHDWYESIAGAEGVTLSYDGMQIEV, encoded by the coding sequence ATGAAACTTACATTTTTAGGGACAGGCGCTGGAGAAGGATATCCCGGACTCTGGTGTGAATGTCCGCACTGCGATTACGCGCGCAAGCACGGAGGAAAGAACGTCCGTACAAACAGCTGCGCGGTGCTCGACGAGAGCCTGCTGATCGATATCGGCCCCGGATGCTTCGACAATGCCGCGCGCTTTGGCGTGAACCTCTGCCACGTCACCTCGCTGCTGATTACCCATCCGCACGAGGATCACCTCTACCCGCAGCACCTGACCTGGAGGCGGACGGACGAGGGGAACCTGGGGCTTCCGTATGCGGAGCAGATGCGCAGGGGCGGTCCGCGTTTTACCCCTATCCCCGAACTCACGGTGTACGGCGGAGCGTTTACCGAAAAGCTGCTCTCGTCGCAGCGTGAACAGCTGGAAGGCGCGCGGATGCGCTTTGAGCGGATCGAGGAAGGGGTAACCTTTCAGGCGGGCGCATACCGCGTGACGCCCGTGCGCGGAAACCACGTGGAGCGCGGTTTCTCGCACAGCTACATCATCGAGAAGGATGGGCGCACGATGCTCTACGCGCTCGATACGGGCAGCTACGATCCGGACATGGAGGCGCTGCTTAAAAAATACGTCTTCAACCTCATCGTCATGGAGGGAACCACGGGGTTGACCGAACAGTACGGCGGCCATATGTGCCTCGTCAACAACGTGCGCATGCTGCATTTCTTTCAGGATAACGGCTGCTATGCGGCGGACGGCCGTTTCGTGCTGACGCACATGTCGCCTCACTGGTGCCCGCCGCACGACTGGTACGAATCCATCGCCGGAGCGGAAGGGGTGACGCTTTCTTATGACGGCATGCAGATTGAAGTCTAG